AAGAAAGGGGAGTTGAGAACTGGGACaaaagaggaggaatttcttatcTCGGAGGGTAGCATACCTGTAGAATTCTTCACCAGagagctgttgaggctgggtcattaaatacATTTGAGACAGATAGCTTTTTAGTCAGTAAAGGTGTCATGGGTtacagagaaaaggagggagtCTCTTCGAGTGTCTTCTCACGTGGGGATGTCGAAGGTTTCAAAATACCTGTTGTGTAGTTATGGCGAATCAGGAATTGAATACAGGCAGCTATCACTGCTTTCAGTCTTTTCTCAAATCCTCCGTCTTACCCGCGGTGATTGGAGCCATCCAATTGCTAATAGTGCCAAGAGGCACTGACCAAACAGCAGCAACCACTGACTAAACAAGCAGTTGGCCGGGGACTGCAGCACTAAAAGATAACTTTGATGTGGATAAAATAGCTTGAGGAATCAAAGGTGGAGGAGGTGggtacaacattaaaaaggcatctggatgtgtgcatgaataggaagggtttagagggaatataagccaaaatgctggcaaatggcagtagatcagcacagtggctcagtggttagcactgctgcctcacagcgccagggtccccgattcaattccagcctttggcgactgtctgtgtggagtttgcacattgtctgcgtgggtttcctccaggtactctggtttcctcccacatcccaaagatatgcaggtcaggtgacgtggctatgctaaattgtccatagttgctAGTTGCattagttgggggggggggggggggcgggttactcttcaaagggtcggtatagacttgttgggccaaagggcctatttgcacactgtagggaatctaaaaaggTAAGGATAtgtgaacgagttggactgaaggggatgtttctgtgctgtatgactccttgACCTGAATGTTGGAGCAGATCCGATGGGGTCTCCTATATCCTTTGGAAACCTACAAGGCTGGAATACAAACCAAAATATTATTACCTGGGATGTTGATGTCTGCCAGTCCCTCCAGGCCATTATCGTGCCTCTGGTCATAATACACTCCATCTTTATGGGCACCATAGCGTGGACGGCAAAAGATGGGCAGTCAGATATCACTGCCACCCCAACAGTCTGCAGCCTGGACCAGTTAATGGCCACTTTGGCTGGGggtatggggggtggggggagccccTCCGATCTGGCCGCTCACTCCTAAACCCCTCACTTCTTCAGACGGGGATTACCCACAGATTTGGAGCTGGCACAGTTtgagggggagggagcgagattaaggggaagggagggaaggtGGAGAAGAGACTAGAAGGCCAACGTTCTTGGGCTGCTGAGATTGGTGAGGGAGGTCAGAGGTGGTTTCCGTGCCGACACTGGGAGCGGACAGCAACAGGGTTTTCGCAGCTGGCAACGTAAGGATCAGTTTTCCTCCTGTTTCACCGTCTCTTTGCTCTCTCCAGCTGTACGAAATCGATCGGATTCGGCTAATTTATCTGCAAATGAGGCACCTAGAGAACGTCTACGGAAAGAATGCCCCGTTCTATCAGTACACCATCGGTCTTGCACCGACACACGGCAAAGGGGTGTCCGCTCCCTCCTGTGATCCCAAAACAGACAAGAACTGTAAATCACAGCCACCGCCCCCCAAGGTGCCCGTGGCCCAACCCCCGCCCAAAAAGGCTCAGCCTGCAGATCCACCTCAGCTGGCTTGTAATCCCCATGACCCTGCCTGCCTGCTGCAATACTTCTACCAGTTCCTAGCCAACGTTCAGACGGACTCCAAATGCGACCCCAAAACGGATCCCAAGTGCCCACGAGTGGCCAGAACACTGCCCTGCAACCCCAAGTATGACTCGTCCTGCATGCCCTCCAAGTCTGCGGGTAGGCACTACAAATCCATGCACTGTGACCCTGTGTATGACCCGGACTGCGAGGAGGACGAGGAGGAGGAGGGCAGCGATGGGCAGCCTCCAACGCCTGAGCCATGGGGAGCTGAAGGTCCTGAGGGAGATGAGCACTCGGAGGACGATGACGTTGACCCTTATGACCCATATTATCCTGGTTACTATGACCACTATCATCAGCAGGGCGCCTCTCCGTATGGAAATCCACACGGTGGCCCTACAAGTGAGAATCCATACGATGCCTCTACGTATGGAAATCCACACGGTGACCCTACCTATGGAAATCCACATGGTGACCCTACAAATGAGAATCCACACAGTGCTTCAGTGAATGGAAATCGACATGGTACTTCTACAGATGAGAATCCATATGCTGTCTCTACATATAGAAATCCAGAGAGTATTTCTAGATATGATAATCCATATGGTTCCTCTCCCTATAGGAACCCTTACGGAGCTTCTCCTTATGGAAATCCATACGCCACCTCCCCCCATGGAGACCCATACGCCGCCTCCCCCTATGGAGACCCATACGCCGCCTCCCCCTATGGAGACCCATACGCCGCCTCCCCCTATGGAGACCCATATGGCACCTCTCCCTATGGAGACCCATACGGCGCTTCTCCCCATGAAAATCCATATGGCGCTTCGCCCCATGAAAACCCATATGGCACCTCGCCCCATGAAAACCCATATGGCACCTCGCCATATGGATCTCCCTACAACCCACCATATGGATCTCCCTACAACTCCCCATATGCCTCACCTTATGACCCTCGTTACGATCATGAGGATGAGGACGAGGATGAAGATGAGGATGAGTATTAAGTGGAAAGTGTTAATCCTCCAAGACAACAGGACAAGGGACCACGAATGCTTTCTCCACcccactcccttcccagccctctCCCTTCAGCTTCTATGGGACATGGGTTTTTCACTTTTTTGGATCAAACCGGAAACAGGCTCACAGTGGTTTGCACAAAGGAATGGGGGAGGTAGTGAGCATTCCTCCCTCCCTAGCCCCCTATTATCGCTAGCTGTCCCCCTGCGGACCACACAGGGTGACAGAGCAGAAGCTTTTCCTCTCTACCCAGAGCTGAGCTGCAGAGATGAAGGGGAACCGTCTGTAAATAGCCGGGTGTAGCGGTACCTTTCACAGTGATCATTCTGTGTCCTGTTGTCTTGGAGGTTCACTGTTAAACTGATGCGATTGTTCAAAAGTAAATCCTGAAACAGCATTTGGTGGTTGCATGAAAGTTAATTCACTCTCAGGAGCAAGAGGTGCAAAGCATTCTCTTTCAATCAGGCACCAATCGcctc
The sequence above is a segment of the Chiloscyllium punctatum isolate Juve2018m chromosome 21, sChiPun1.3, whole genome shotgun sequence genome. Coding sequences within it:
- the and3 gene encoding actinodin3 isoform X2; its protein translation is MWREMTCLQSSTPWNLLTMVLTVIILPGTVESGSLWDVIKSAKGANAITLQSHEATDFLQTPSTRSRRHIKWYQQNPDFQAWYKYYQKIGHNEGLYEIDRIRLIYLQMRHLENVYGKNAPFYQYTIGLAPTHGKGVSAPSCDPKTDKNCKSQPPPPKVPVAQPPPKKAQPADPPQLACNPHDPACLLQYFYQFLANVQTDSKCDPKTDPKCPRVARTLPCNPKYDSSCMPSKSAGRHYKSMHCDPVYDPDCEEDEEEEGSDGQPPTPEPWGAEGPEGDEHSEDDDVDPYDPYYPGYYDHYHQQGASPYGNPHGGPTSENPYDASTYGNPHGDPTYGNPHGDPTNENPHSASVNGNRHGTSTDENPYAVSTYRNPESISRYDNPYGSSPYRNPYGASPYGNPYATSPHGDPYAASPYGDPYAASPYGDPYAASPYGDPYGTSPYGDPYGASPHENPYGASPHENPYGTSPHENPYGTSPYGSPYNPPYGSPYNSPYASPYDPRYDHEDEDEDEDEDEY
- the and3 gene encoding actinodin3 isoform X1; its protein translation is MSAGIEMWREMTCLQSSTPWNLLTMVLTVIILPGTVESGSLWDVIKSAKGANAITLQSHEATDFLQTPSTRSRRHIKWYQQNPDFQAWYKYYQKIGHNEGLYEIDRIRLIYLQMRHLENVYGKNAPFYQYTIGLAPTHGKGVSAPSCDPKTDKNCKSQPPPPKVPVAQPPPKKAQPADPPQLACNPHDPACLLQYFYQFLANVQTDSKCDPKTDPKCPRVARTLPCNPKYDSSCMPSKSAGRHYKSMHCDPVYDPDCEEDEEEEGSDGQPPTPEPWGAEGPEGDEHSEDDDVDPYDPYYPGYYDHYHQQGASPYGNPHGGPTSENPYDASTYGNPHGDPTYGNPHGDPTNENPHSASVNGNRHGTSTDENPYAVSTYRNPESISRYDNPYGSSPYRNPYGASPYGNPYATSPHGDPYAASPYGDPYAASPYGDPYAASPYGDPYGTSPYGDPYGASPHENPYGASPHENPYGTSPHENPYGTSPYGSPYNPPYGSPYNSPYASPYDPRYDHEDEDEDEDEDEY